In Mytilus edulis chromosome 13, xbMytEdul2.2, whole genome shotgun sequence, a single window of DNA contains:
- the LOC139500224 gene encoding ankyrin repeat and protein kinase domain-containing protein 1-like: MIRWCINNNGNINQCRSNKTTPLKLAAQEGLTEIVRMLLKREVDYDKCNNDGWSPVISACQNGRTEIVRMLLDEGADYNACENNGVSSVMCACRYGRMLLDIGANYNKRDNNGWSPVLIVLVDMDIRK, encoded by the coding sequence ATGATTCGTTGGTGTATAAACAATAATGGTAATATAAATCAGTGTAGGAGTAATAAGACAACACCACTGAAACTAGCGGCGCAGGAAGGTTTGACtgaaatagtaaggatgttgttgAAAAGAGAAGTGGATTAtgataaatgtaacaatgatggttGGTCACCTGTTATAAGTGCTTGTCAAAATGGACGAacagaaatagtaaggatgttgttagacgAAGGAGCAGATTATAATGCATGTGAAAATAATGGGGTGTCATCAGTTATGTGTGCTTGTAGATATGGCCGAatgttgttagacataggagcaAATTATAATAAACGTGATAATAATGGTTGGTCACCTGTTCTTATAGTGCTTGTAGATATGGACATACGGAAGTAA
- the LOC139500226 gene encoding ankyrin repeat domain-containing protein 50-like has protein sequence MLLDKGAAYDTCNDTGWSPVLTACRYGHTEIVQMLLDKGEDCDTCNNDGWSPVFSACIYGHKEIVRMLLDKGADYDICNNDVWSPVMIACSYGHREIVRMLLDKGADYNKRNSNELSPVILACIDEHAESTEIVRMLLDKGAEYTTCSNGGWSPITIACRIGRT, from the coding sequence ATGTTGTTAGACAAAGGGGCAGCTTATGACACATGTAACGATACTGGTTGGTCACCTGTACTTACTGCTTGTAGATATGGACACACAGAAATAGTACAGATGTTGTTAGATAAAGGAGAAGATTGTGATACATGTAATAATGATGGATGGTCACCTGTATTTAGTGCTTGTATATATGGACATAAAGAAATCGTTAGGATGTTGTTAGATAAAGGAGCAgattatgatatatgtaacaatgATGTTTGGTCACCTGTAATGATTGCTTGTAGTTATGGACATAgagaaatagtaaggatgttgttagacaaaggagcagattataataaacGTAACAGTAATGAATTGTCACCTGTTATTCTTGCTTGTATCGACGAACATGCAGAATCTACAGAGATAGTTAGGATGTTGTTGGACAAAGGCGCGGAATATACTACATGTAGCAATGGTGGTTGGTCACCTATTACTATTGCTTGTAGAATTGGACGTACATAA
- the LOC139500227 gene encoding ankyrin repeat domain-containing protein 29-like: MLLDNGANYDKCDKNGLSSVIYACKFGHIEIVRMLLDKGANYNKCDNDNRSPVMCACRNGHIEIIRMLLNKGADYNTCNNKGQSALMIASERVHSDIVSILHEHSRKETCT; the protein is encoded by the coding sequence atgttgttagacaacGGAGCAAATTATGATAAATGTGATAAAAATGGTTTGTCATCTGTAATATATGCTTGTAAGTTTGGACATATCGAAATAGTAAGAATGTTATTAGACAAAGGAgcaaattataataaatgtgacaatgATAATAGGTCACCTGTAATGTGTGCTTGTAGAAATGGACATATAGAAATAATAAGGATGTTATTAAACAAAGGAGCagattataatacatgtaacaatAAAGGCCAGTCAGCTTTAATGATTGCGTCAGAAAGAGTTCATAGTGATATAGTTAGTATACTACATGAACATTCGAGGAAAGAGACTTGTACATAA